The Micromonospora sp. Llam0 genome includes a window with the following:
- a CDS encoding carbohydrate-binding domain-containing protein, whose product MKRIPLRAIVPAGLAIALITGPLPAPAAAQATVPITLTGTSATSPSADVTIAGRAVTITAPGTYQVTGTLNDGYLNVDASGTVNLILNGAAITNSSNAPLQVTDADQVVITLAAGTTSRLTDATNYVYPDPDTDEPNAALFSRADLRITGTGALAVRGNAYDGITSKDGLVIESGTITVDAVDDGIRGKDFLDITGGSLDVTAGGDGIRSDDTEADRGRLTITNGTVRVNAGDDAIKGENTVDISGGTVTVTNSYEAIESRQVTISGGTVDVTARDDAINAVEDGYGDFEVAPNAFVRITGGTTLVDSSIDGIDSNGTVTFAGGTVVVSGPSSGSPGEGAIDSNGAVHFTGGTMLGAGSTALAVLSLPPTSGQGWAAPQLSSSQPAGTLLHLVSGGQVLASYRAAKAFREVVFSSNRIQNGQNYDVYLGGSLSGPTIGGMSTTGGSIAGANRLMTVTAGQYRGGLVGWPPGPGWPPPPNPTTPPPNPTTPPPNPTTPPPNPTTPPPNPTTPPPNPTTPPPSASGCTAAYSVVGQWQGGFQGDVRVTAGSSAISGWRVTWTFANGQTISQSWNATINASGSAVTATNVSFNGSLGAGASATFGFIGTWNGSSNAAPALTCTAT is encoded by the coding sequence ATGAAACGCATCCCCCTGAGAGCCATCGTCCCCGCCGGGCTCGCGATCGCACTGATCACCGGCCCGCTGCCGGCACCGGCAGCAGCACAGGCCACCGTCCCGATCACGCTGACCGGCACCAGCGCCACCAGCCCGAGTGCCGACGTCACCATCGCCGGGCGGGCCGTCACGATCACCGCACCGGGCACCTATCAGGTCACCGGCACCCTCAACGACGGCTACCTCAACGTCGACGCCTCAGGCACCGTCAACCTGATCCTCAACGGCGCCGCCATCACCAACTCCAGCAACGCGCCGCTGCAGGTCACCGACGCCGACCAGGTCGTGATCACACTCGCCGCCGGCACCACCAGCCGACTCACCGACGCGACCAACTACGTCTATCCCGACCCGGACACCGACGAGCCCAACGCAGCCCTGTTCAGCCGCGCCGACCTGCGGATCACCGGCACCGGGGCGCTGGCCGTACGCGGCAACGCGTACGACGGCATCACCAGCAAGGACGGCCTGGTCATCGAGTCGGGCACGATCACGGTCGACGCGGTCGACGACGGCATCCGGGGAAAGGACTTCCTCGACATCACCGGCGGAAGCCTCGATGTCACCGCTGGCGGTGACGGCATCAGGTCCGACGACACCGAGGCGGACCGGGGCCGACTCACCATCACCAACGGCACCGTACGGGTGAACGCCGGTGACGACGCCATCAAGGGCGAGAACACCGTCGACATCTCCGGCGGCACCGTCACCGTCACCAACTCCTACGAGGCGATCGAGAGCCGGCAGGTGACCATCTCCGGCGGCACCGTCGACGTCACCGCCCGCGACGACGCGATCAACGCCGTCGAGGACGGGTACGGCGACTTCGAGGTGGCACCGAACGCGTTCGTCCGGATCACCGGCGGGACCACCCTGGTCGACTCCAGCATCGACGGTATCGACTCCAACGGCACGGTGACCTTCGCCGGCGGCACGGTCGTGGTCAGTGGGCCGAGCAGCGGCAGCCCGGGCGAGGGCGCGATCGACTCGAACGGCGCGGTCCACTTCACCGGCGGCACGATGCTCGGGGCGGGGTCGACCGCGCTGGCGGTGCTGAGCCTGCCGCCGACCTCCGGCCAGGGCTGGGCCGCACCTCAACTGTCCAGCAGTCAGCCCGCCGGCACCCTGCTGCATCTGGTCTCCGGCGGCCAGGTCCTCGCCTCCTATCGCGCCGCCAAGGCGTTCCGCGAGGTGGTCTTCTCCTCCAACCGGATCCAGAACGGGCAGAACTACGACGTCTACCTCGGCGGCAGCCTGTCCGGTCCGACGATCGGCGGCATGTCCACCACCGGCGGCAGCATCGCGGGCGCCAACCGGCTGATGACCGTCACCGCCGGGCAGTACCGCGGCGGTCTGGTCGGCTGGCCACCCGGCCCCGGCTGGCCCCCGCCGCCGAATCCCACCACCCCACCGCCGAATCCCACCACCCCACCGCCGAATCCCACCACCCCACCGCCGAATCCCACCACCCCACCGCCGAACCCGACCACCCCACCGCCGAACCCGACCACCCCACCGCCGAGTGCTAGCGGCTGCACGGCGGCCTACTCCGTGGTGGGCCAGTGGCAGGGCGGCTTCCAGGGCGACGTACGGGTCACCGCAGGCTCGTCCGCGATCAGCGGTTGGCGGGTGACCTGGACCTTCGCCAACGGTCAGACGATCAGCCAGTCCTGGAACGCGACCATCAACGCCAGTGGCTCGGCGGTGACGGCGACCAATGTCTCCTTCAACGGCTCGCTCGGCGCCGGGGCCAGCGCCACCTTCGGATTCATCGGCACCTGGAACGGCAGCAGCAACGCCGCACCGGCCCTGACCTGCACCGCGACCTGA
- a CDS encoding class I SAM-dependent methyltransferase, with protein sequence MNQTREDDVAVRQFYETYGWQRGSSGQYRDAEAFVDLRPVMDGYHRRRDQRVARLLAGEGPLLDLGCGGAPVPVAADGGLRVNLDFAAAALRGARQTLGDTASYLQADICQLPFPADTFGRVLCAHVLYHLTPERQTLALTEICRVLRPGGVAVLVYIQTFARLQNLARRLRLDSRPVADLPPLPYHPVDHRRLQVGLRDRARIEVRSWSILAPEITRTVVPGGRAGRAMVAGVAAVEDHLPRWSARLARYPMLIVRKSRSHDDPPTHGDRPETPPRSEGGQAL encoded by the coding sequence ATGAACCAGACCCGTGAAGACGACGTGGCGGTACGGCAGTTCTACGAGACCTACGGCTGGCAGCGCGGATCATCCGGGCAGTACCGGGACGCGGAAGCCTTCGTCGACCTGCGACCGGTGATGGACGGCTACCATCGGCGCCGTGACCAGCGGGTCGCCCGACTGCTGGCGGGCGAGGGACCACTGTTGGACCTCGGGTGCGGTGGGGCGCCGGTGCCGGTTGCGGCCGACGGCGGCCTACGGGTCAATCTCGATTTCGCGGCAGCGGCGTTACGCGGCGCACGGCAGACCCTCGGCGACACCGCCAGCTACCTGCAGGCCGACATCTGCCAGCTGCCCTTTCCGGCGGACACTTTCGGCCGGGTGCTGTGCGCCCACGTGCTTTACCACCTCACACCGGAACGACAAACGCTGGCGCTCACGGAGATCTGCCGGGTCCTGCGGCCGGGCGGCGTCGCCGTGCTCGTGTACATCCAGACGTTCGCGCGGCTGCAGAATCTGGCCCGCCGGCTACGGCTGGACTCCCGTCCGGTAGCGGACCTCCCGCCGTTGCCGTACCACCCGGTCGACCATCGCCGGCTGCAGGTCGGGCTACGCGATCGGGCGCGAATCGAGGTTCGAAGCTGGTCCATTCTCGCGCCGGAGATCACCCGTACGGTGGTGCCCGGCGGGCGGGCCGGCCGGGCGATGGTGGCCGGCGTGGCCGCGGTCGAGGATCACCTGCCCCGCTGGAGCGCACGACTCGCCCGCTACCCGATGCTGATCGTCCGCAAGAGCCGCAGCCACGACGACCCGCCTACTCATGGCGATCGGCCGGAAACGCCACCCCGGTCGGAGGGCGGGCAGGCACTATAG
- a CDS encoding beta-ketoacyl-ACP synthase III has translation MTGSRILSVGHYQPSRILTNDELSKMVDTSDEWIRSRVGIQTRHIAEPDETVDEMAAHAARKALAQSGLSPADIDYVSVATCTAIDRSPNMAARVAARLGLGHPAVIDVNVACTGFTYALAATDHAVRAGAARNAIVVGVEKLSDFADWTDRTTCVLVGDGAGAVVLTAADQPGIGPVVWGSVPEMSDAVRIEGRAGNFQQAGQAVYRWATTVLPTIARQVCERAGVAPADLAAIVPHQANLRIIRSLAERIGAPDAIVAEDVVESGNTSAGSIPIALSKLVMRGDIPSGAPILLFGFGGGLSYGGQVVRCP, from the coding sequence TTGACCGGTTCACGCATCCTCTCCGTTGGGCACTACCAGCCCAGCCGGATCCTCACCAACGACGAGCTGTCGAAAATGGTCGACACCAGCGACGAATGGATCCGGTCCCGGGTCGGGATCCAGACCCGGCACATCGCCGAGCCGGACGAGACCGTCGACGAGATGGCGGCGCACGCCGCCCGCAAGGCCCTCGCCCAGAGCGGCCTGTCCCCCGCCGACATCGACTACGTCTCGGTCGCCACCTGCACCGCCATCGACCGGTCGCCGAACATGGCCGCCCGGGTCGCCGCCCGCCTCGGGCTCGGCCACCCGGCGGTCATCGACGTCAACGTCGCCTGCACCGGATTCACCTACGCGCTGGCCGCCACCGACCACGCAGTACGCGCCGGCGCCGCGCGTAACGCCATCGTCGTCGGGGTGGAGAAGCTGTCCGACTTCGCCGACTGGACCGACCGTACGACGTGTGTGCTGGTCGGTGACGGCGCGGGGGCCGTGGTGCTGACCGCCGCCGATCAGCCCGGGATCGGCCCGGTCGTCTGGGGCTCGGTTCCGGAGATGTCCGACGCGGTGCGGATCGAGGGTCGTGCCGGCAACTTCCAGCAGGCCGGCCAGGCGGTCTACCGGTGGGCGACCACGGTGCTGCCGACGATCGCCCGGCAGGTATGCGAACGGGCCGGGGTCGCCCCGGCAGACCTCGCCGCGATCGTGCCGCACCAGGCGAACCTGCGCATCATCAGATCGCTCGCCGAACGGATCGGCGCACCGGACGCGATCGTGGCCGAGGACGTCGTCGAGTCCGGCAACACCTCCGCCGGCAGCATTCCGATCGCGCTGTCGAAGCTGGTGATGCGCGGCGACATACCGTCCGGCGCGCCGATCCTGCTGTTCGGCTTCGGTGGCGGCCTGTCCTACGGAGGCCAGGTCGTCCGCTGCCCGTGA
- a CDS encoding cytochrome c biogenesis CcdA family protein, with protein sequence MTDAPLALALAAGTLAAVNPCGFALLPAYLSFLVSGGDAAGTGRGAAVGRALTTTAAMTAGFVVVFGVFGLVVAPAAGAVQRHLPWLTIGIGLLLIGLGGVLLAGRQLPGIGMVPSRAPATSRSVLSMVVFGMAYAAASLSCTIAPFLAIVAASFRAGSVASGVALFVAYAAGMGLTVAIAAVTVALARDGLLRRVRRAAPLLSRLGGALLVAAGGYIAWYGWYEIRLLRGGPGGDPLIDGAGQIQRWLAGTLDQAGAAVLAAVLVVLLVGAGLLRLARSRRPGRR encoded by the coding sequence ATGACCGACGCACCGCTCGCCCTCGCCCTGGCGGCAGGCACCCTCGCAGCGGTCAACCCGTGCGGGTTCGCGCTGCTGCCCGCGTACCTGTCCTTTCTGGTCAGTGGCGGCGACGCGGCCGGCACCGGCCGAGGTGCCGCCGTCGGCCGGGCGCTGACCACGACAGCGGCGATGACCGCCGGATTCGTCGTCGTCTTCGGAGTGTTCGGCCTGGTCGTGGCGCCGGCAGCCGGAGCGGTGCAGCGCCACCTGCCGTGGCTGACCATCGGCATTGGGCTGCTGCTCATCGGGCTCGGCGGGGTGCTGCTGGCCGGTCGGCAACTGCCCGGCATCGGCATGGTGCCGTCCCGCGCCCCGGCCACCAGCCGGTCCGTACTGTCCATGGTGGTCTTCGGGATGGCCTACGCCGCCGCGTCACTGTCCTGCACGATCGCTCCGTTCCTGGCGATCGTGGCGGCCAGCTTCCGCGCCGGCTCGGTCGCGTCCGGGGTGGCCCTGTTCGTGGCGTACGCCGCCGGGATGGGGCTGACCGTCGCGATCGCGGCCGTCACCGTCGCGCTGGCCCGCGACGGGCTGCTGCGCCGGGTCCGCCGCGCGGCCCCGCTGCTGTCCCGCCTCGGCGGCGCGTTGCTGGTGGCAGCTGGCGGCTACATCGCCTGGTACGGCTGGTACGAGATCCGACTGCTGCGCGGCGGGCCGGGCGGGGACCCGCTGATCGACGGCGCCGGTCAAATCCAGCGGTGGCTGGCCGGCACGCTGGACCAGGCCGGGGCAGCCGTCCTGGCAGCGGTCCTGGTCGTGCTGCTGGTCGGTGCCGGCCTGCTCCGGTTGGCCCGGTCCCGCCGTCCGGGCAGGAGATAG
- a CDS encoding redoxin domain-containing protein, whose product MIISLVVTGSVALAGCGTPADGEGTPPSGGDGTGASAPAGDTDPETGADTDSGTDTDSGGVSASYAFTADTLAGDTFDGRSLAGKPAVLWFWAPWCSTCLGQAARVNSLAADYAETASVVGVAGLDGVPAMHDFVELAKLSGFPQLADEQGAVWRHFEITAQSTFVVLDADGEIVDKGHVDVDALPGTLDRLLAG is encoded by the coding sequence ATGATCATCAGCCTCGTCGTCACCGGTTCGGTGGCGTTGGCCGGCTGCGGCACTCCGGCCGACGGAGAGGGCACGCCGCCGTCCGGCGGGGACGGGACCGGTGCCAGCGCGCCAGCCGGGGACACCGACCCCGAAACCGGTGCAGACACCGACAGTGGCACAGACACCGACAGTGGCGGCGTCAGCGCCAGCTATGCCTTCACCGCCGACACCCTGGCCGGCGACACCTTCGACGGGCGCAGCCTGGCCGGGAAACCGGCGGTGCTGTGGTTCTGGGCACCCTGGTGCTCCACCTGCCTCGGTCAGGCCGCCCGGGTCAACTCGCTGGCCGCCGACTACGCCGAGACCGCCAGCGTGGTCGGCGTGGCCGGGCTCGACGGGGTGCCGGCCATGCACGACTTCGTCGAGTTGGCCAAGCTCTCCGGCTTTCCGCAACTGGCCGACGAGCAGGGTGCGGTGTGGCGGCACTTCGAGATCACCGCACAGAGCACCTTCGTCGTCCTCGACGCCGATGGCGAGATCGTCGACAAGGGACATGTCGACGTCGACGCGCTGCCCGGCACCCTCGACCGGCTGCTGGCCGGATAG
- a CDS encoding metal-sensitive transcriptional regulator: MTSQTTRGYTASKDQLQARLRRIEGQVRGIERMVDDDRYCIDVLTQISAIQAALDKVALGLLDGHARHCMQEGSAEGRADEMAAEMMAAIGRLMKRG; the protein is encoded by the coding sequence ATGACCAGCCAGACCACCCGCGGCTACACCGCGTCCAAGGACCAGCTCCAGGCCCGGCTGCGCCGCATCGAGGGACAGGTACGCGGTATCGAGCGGATGGTCGACGACGACCGGTACTGCATCGACGTGCTGACCCAGATCTCCGCCATCCAGGCGGCTCTGGACAAGGTCGCCCTCGGCCTGCTGGACGGGCACGCCCGGCACTGCATGCAGGAGGGATCCGCCGAGGGCCGCGCGGACGAGATGGCCGCCGAGATGATGGCGGCGATCGGTCGGCTGATGAAGCGCGGTTGA